AAAAAATGTAAGCTTTAGTTTACATAACCATGAGCGAGTCGCTTTATTAGGAAGTAATGGAGCAGGGAAAACCACGCTCGTTAACTTAATTGCCGGCCGAATTAAACCAGATGCGGGAAACATTGAAAGACATTATCAACCTAAATTAGAGTTTAGTTTAATGCCACAAAAAAACGTATTAATTGGGCCAATGCGCGTGCAAGAAATGATTGAGCTAGAAGTTAGCATTGCCAACTTAAAAATGATCGATATTGACGGGTTACTAAAAAGTGCCAACTTATGGGAACAACGACAACAAGTAGTCGATTCATTATCCGGTGGGCAACAACGAAAACTGATGTTTTTGTTGACGATGATGAAATCCGCTCAATTATTTATTTTCGATGAACCTACCGTGGGGATGGATTTAGAGACCATTGACCGCTTTTGGCAGCGCTTGGACCAAATTTCTGGGACCACATTGGTGATCACCCATGATTTTAATCAGATTGATCATTATTTTGACCGGGTGTTGCTATTAAAAAACGGAGTTATCGCTGCTGATGAACAGGTCGCTATGATTCACGCGCATAATCAAGATTTAGATGCCTGGTATCGTGGTCATAATCAAGTGCAGGAGGACTAACATGAACAATTACTTAACGCTCAAAATGACCTTTCGAAATCGGCGTTTTCTTTTTTTCACGATGATAACTCCGCTTTTATTCTATTTATTGATGCACTTAATTAATCGTAATGATGCGTCTGCTGGTTCTAATTCGTTATTAATGGTTACTTGTTCTGTTGTAATGGGAATTGCTGGTAATTCCTTAGTGACATTCGCCAAATCATTTAATTACACGAAAAACTTTTATTTACTCCAGATGGAGACGTCACCATACACCATTAAACAATGGATTTTTGATGATCTTTTGTGCCAAACCATTCTTAACGCTGTAATTGCAATTGTAGTAATAATTTTTGGAATGTTACTGGGTGACTACGGATTGTCTGGGAAGTTATTAATTTTGTTTTTGCTACTGCTGTATCTTGGAATTTACCTCAGTTTATTTGGTTTTTTAATTGGGCAATGGCTAGATGCCCAAACTCTTGATGCCACTAGTTTCTTTTTAATGTTTGCAGTGATGTTTTTATTGATCCCATTTCATGAATTTGCAAACGGAAAATTTGAACAAATTATTACGAAAATTCAGCAATTATTTCCACCTTATTACCTATATCAAGTGATTACGGCTAAATTTCTCGGTCAAACCTGGATGATTAACGTGGGCTGGTTCATTGGGATTAGCTTATTGACGGGGATTCCAGTAATCATTGGCATTTATTACTTACTAAAAAAACAAACCGTATAGCAGTTCAACGATAGGAAGGTTTTATAATGGCAGATAAACATAATTGGAATGAGATTCATGATTGGCTGAAACACAAGTACGAAGCAGGACATTTCCAGCAACCTTATGATTGGAAACAGCAAGCAAAGTTTACAAATGCAAATTATAATGAGTCAACAACTTCTAAACGAAAAAGTGATTGGGAGTTAGGAAGTAAACAAGCTCAGCAAGAGTGGCAGACGAACCAACATTATCAGTGGCACTGGATTGTTTTGGGAGCCGTTTTCCGCTGGATTAATCCCTTATTTCGGGGCCGATTTCAAGAAATTATTGATTATATAACTGGATATAAAGAAACTTGGAAGCGATTAAAGCAACACAATTGGCTTTAAGATTATTAGTTATTAAATAAAAAGCAAAAATCCAACTATTATTAAATAGATAGTTGGATTTTTGGGGGTATAAGGTTAATTTATTTTCTCTTTTTAAATGTAAAAACGGGAATAACTAATAGTGATAGGAAGGGCATCCAGATCATTGAGCGATAAACCTTGAGGAATGCCACTTTAAGTTGTCTTTTAATTGTTTTTTGGAAATGGTTTATGAAGTTTTTAATTTCCTCACTTTCAGCGTTAATTTTACTTTCGACGGTTTGGTTCACCTGCGCTTTAATCTGATTTTTAACTGGTTCAGGGAGACTGTTAGGACTAACTCCTTTTGTGGCTGCAATCTGTTTAACCGCAATTTGATAGTTTCGCTCTTCGATCATTTGAATTTTAGTTACCGGAATCGTATCCGCTGTTTTATTTGAGGAAGCTTTATTTTGCGAAACTTGATTACTGTTAGGATCTAATTTTTGCTTAATTGTATGATTAAGCTTTTGTTTTACTGTTCCTGGTACTTTTAGGTTGGTAATTTGTTGTTGGCCATCATTAATTAAATTGGTCTTAGCCGTTTTGATATTGTTGGTCAGTAACGAAGCAAAAATGGCAATTGCAAGCACCATTCCAACTTGTCTTAACACATTAGCAACACTATTAGAATCGGTTAGTAGTTGGCCGTGAAAATTAGACGCAGCCAAAATATTGGCGGTTGAAGCTACGATTCCGTAGCCGATTCCGAGCGTGATCCCGGCATAAACCAGTGGAAGCGAACTGTGATCTAGATTTAAATTAGATAATTGATAATAAGCAAATCCCATCAAAATAAAGCCAATCGCAAGCATTAATTTTTGATTTAGTTTTTTGATTGCTAATGATGAGAAAATCACCGAAAACATTACGGCAATCGAATAGGGCGTAATCAGCAAAGCGGCTGAAAGCTCACTATGATTATATATTTTGGTTAAAAAGGTGGGAATTATAACTGCGAACCCACCTAGTAAATAATTACACAGGACCAGAGAAATAGCGGAACCGGTAAAATTTCGATCACGAAAGAGGTTTAAATTAATCATTGGATTCGTTACTTTACTTTCGACTACAACAAATGTAATTAAAGCTACCAACGCAATGATTAATAAGCTGATAATCTTTGCAGAAAGCCAGCCCCAATCTTTTCCTTCGATCAGTGCTAATGAAAAGGAAGCAAGGAGAATAATGCTCAGAATGGTTCCTAACCAATCAATGTTAACAGATTTTTGGATTTTTTCATTTTTAACGGGCAAGACTAAATTAAAAATTATTAAAACAATGATAATAACGGGAACGTTGATGAAGAACACCCAACGCCACCCGAAAAATTGAGAAACAAAACCCCCAATTGCAGGTCCTAATGCCACTGCTAATCCTTGTGAACCAGCCAGAATCCCAATCGTTTTATTGCGGTTTTGATCATCAGTTAGTTCCATCGCAGTGACCATGCTGGTCGGAATAATCATTGCTGCACCAAGACTCTGAATTGCTCTAGCAACTAGCATGAACGATAAATTGGGGGAAAGCCCCGTTAATAGTGAGCCTATTCCAAAAATAATTAAACCGGTGAAAATAAATTTATTTTTTCCTAGCTTATCTGAAAGTCGTCCAAACGGAATGATCATACTTGCAAAAATAATGGTATAGACATTGAGAGCCCACGATAAATTATTTAGGTTGGTTTTAAAGGCGGTTTGGATCTCTGGTAACACAATGGTCATAATCGAAACGTCCATCATACACAAGAGATTAACAATGATTAAAATAGGTAAAACTGCTTTCACTTTTTTCATAGCTTCTATTACTCCTTTTATTTTTGGCACATGTGTGACATTATTTTTAATAAAAGCATAGTGCAAACTAGTTGAGCAGTCTATAATAATTCTAAAAATGAAACGAAAATCGTTAATTTGTGACTAAAAAGGAGCTAAAAATGAGTAAAACGACAGATCGAACAAAACAATGGTTAATTAACGCACTATTTATAAAGTTAAAAACGAAACCATACGCTAAAATCACGATTAAAGACATCACAGAGCAAGCAAATGTAGCCAGAAGAACATTTTACCGGTTATTTAATAACAAAGATGAGGTATTGGATTACTATTGTGACGAGCTTTTTACTGAGTATTTTGCCTTTTTACACGAGAAAGCAAAAGATCAATTGACATTTCGACAGATGTTAGTTAATTTTTTTACTTTCTGGTACGAAAAAAGAGATAAAACTAGAATTTTAATTCAAAATGATTTATTTGTGCCGTTAATGTTAAAAAGGACAGCAATGACCGTCAAGGTATATCAGTCATTTGATGTTACTTGGCACGGTGAAGTCAGTGAGCAAGAAGCACGATATATCATGGATTTCTTTGTGGGTGGCTATTGGAACTTAATTTCTAATTGGATTAATAAGAAAGAACCAGAAGAGCCAGCCGTAGTTGCTAAAATGTTAGCTAAAGCACTGGAAAGATTAGCGCAATAATGATTCAAATTGACTAAATGAACTAATGGTTCATTAATTTGCCATGAATCCATGGAGCTAGAAGAATAAATGAGGAAATTTGCTTAAGATGCTGGTTTTATTAGATTTAATAATTACTTCGTATAATATATATTATGTAAACTAAAACATGTAATTAAGGGAAACTAACTTCATGGATTACGCCCCACTTATATGTACGCAAAATAAAAAGAACGAATCTTAAATTCGTTCCTAATCTTTTAATTTATGAATATTTCGTTCCCAGCCTAACGCTAAAGCTCCTGAACCCAAATGCGTTCCGATGACTGAACCAATCTCTGCTTGCGTAAACTCTACTTCTGGAAATTCATGCTTAAGGTGCTTCATCCATTGTTTTCCAGTTTGGCTAGCGTTAGCATCCAACACGAATGCTTTAATTGGATAATCTAATTGCGCTGTTTTTTCGTTAAATAGCTGCTCAACTCGTTTTAAAGCTCGTTTCATCGTGCGCACCTTATCAAAAGCTATAATTTCATCAGTTTGCTTATCAAAGGTTAAAATTGGCTTGATGTTCAATAATCCACCAATAAATGAAGATGCGTTTGATAACCGACCGCCTTTAACTAAGTTCTTTAGATCATCTACCACAAAAAGTTCATCAATCGTAGCACGTTGTTCCTTTAATTTGGCAATAATTGTATCCGGATCAGTATTAGCAGCTGCCAACTGAGCTGCATAAATTGCTAAATCTCCCATTAATCCTAGAGTAATTTCTGAATCAAATGGAATTACACGTAGATTGGAGACCATACTTGCAATGTTCCCAATTTGATTATAAAAACCCGAAATGGTTCCAGCCAGCGTAATTGTGATAACGTTCTCATATCCTTCATCTGCTAATTGATTGTATAGTTCAATTAGTTTTCCAGTAGCTGGTTGGGAGGTCGTCGGTAATTCTGATGCTTCCGCTAACTTAGGATAAAAATCCTTGCTAGTAATATCAACATTTTCTAAGTATTCAGTTGCTCCAAACAAAATCTCAAGTGGAATAATATGGATGTGATACTTCTTAATTTCCTTTTTAGAAAGATAGCAGGTACTATCAGTTACAATGGCTGTTTTCAATCTATGCACCTCATTTATTCAATCTTTTCATACTAGTTGCTAATCGATTTAATAGGATTTTTAACAGGTTCGATTCATCTTCTGTCCATTGAGCAAAAATTTGTTGTTGGAGTTGATCATAAGCAGCATTAATCTGCTTTAGTGCATTAATACCCACGTGCGTTAATTGGTAAATTAACTGACGTCGATCTTGACCAACGGCATGTTTAATTATCATCTCTTTGACTAGCAAGCGTTTTAATTGCCGTGAAAGCGTTGACGTATCTAAATTCATTGTATGTGCCAACTTTTCTTGAGTATCGCTTCCATCGTCAATTGCAATTAACAATTGCCACTCTGAAATAGTTAAATTTTGTTCCTTCGTAATTACTTGCAATTGGTGTTGATGAATTTTACTAACGTCACGCAATGCCTCTAAACTATTTTTCATCGTTAAATCCTCCGCTAATCATTATAGCATTAATTGCCTGTTACAAGTTTACGCTTTTTCTTATCGCTGTTAGTTATAGGATTTATAAGCTATACTAAAAATAACGCTAAATTTAAAAGGAGACGAATTATGTCAATTGATGGTTCCTTTACCCATGCAATGGTCAACGAATTACAAGCAGAATTAATTGGAGGACGGATCACTAAAATTAGTGAACCCTATTCCAATGAAATCATCATGACGGTTAGAGCTCAGCAGCAAAATTACCAGGTATTGTTGTCTGCTAATCCTACCTATGCACGCATTCAAACTACGGAAATTCCCTTTCAAAATCCCCCAATTCCCAATAACTTTACGATGACGTTACGCAAGCACCTTCAAGGTAGTTTTATCAACCAAATTCATCAGGTTGATAACGATCGGATTGTTCATCTCCACATTAATACCCGCAATGAAATTGGAGACTTGGAGGAACTAGTTCTGGTCATTGAAATCATGGCTCGGCATAGTAACATTATGCTGGTCGAAGCCCAAAATCGAAACATTATTGACGCCATCAAA
This genomic stretch from Fructilactobacillus carniphilus harbors:
- a CDS encoding MarR family winged helix-turn-helix transcriptional regulator, whose product is MKNSLEALRDVSKIHQHQLQVITKEQNLTISEWQLLIAIDDGSDTQEKLAHTMNLDTSTLSRQLKRLLVKEMIIKHAVGQDRRQLIYQLTHVGINALKQINAAYDQLQQQIFAQWTEDESNLLKILLNRLATSMKRLNK
- a CDS encoding DegV family protein is translated as MKTAIVTDSTCYLSKKEIKKYHIHIIPLEILFGATEYLENVDITSKDFYPKLAEASELPTTSQPATGKLIELYNQLADEGYENVITITLAGTISGFYNQIGNIASMVSNLRVIPFDSEITLGLMGDLAIYAAQLAAANTDPDTIIAKLKEQRATIDELFVVDDLKNLVKGGRLSNASSFIGGLLNIKPILTFDKQTDEIIAFDKVRTMKRALKRVEQLFNEKTAQLDYPIKAFVLDANASQTGKQWMKHLKHEFPEVEFTQAEIGSVIGTHLGSGALALGWERNIHKLKD
- a CDS encoding multidrug ABC transporter permease → MNNYLTLKMTFRNRRFLFFTMITPLLFYLLMHLINRNDASAGSNSLLMVTCSVVMGIAGNSLVTFAKSFNYTKNFYLLQMETSPYTIKQWIFDDLLCQTILNAVIAIVVIIFGMLLGDYGLSGKLLILFLLLLYLGIYLSLFGFLIGQWLDAQTLDATSFFLMFAVMFLLIPFHEFANGKFEQIITKIQQLFPPYYLYQVITAKFLGQTWMINVGWFIGISLLTGIPVIIGIYYLLKKQTV
- a CDS encoding MFS transporter codes for the protein MKKVKAVLPILIIVNLLCMMDVSIMTIVLPEIQTAFKTNLNNLSWALNVYTIIFASMIIPFGRLSDKLGKNKFIFTGLIIFGIGSLLTGLSPNLSFMLVARAIQSLGAAMIIPTSMVTAMELTDDQNRNKTIGILAGSQGLAVALGPAIGGFVSQFFGWRWVFFINVPVIIIVLIIFNLVLPVKNEKIQKSVNIDWLGTILSIILLASFSLALIEGKDWGWLSAKIISLLIIALVALITFVVVESKVTNPMINLNLFRDRNFTGSAISLVLCNYLLGGFAVIIPTFLTKIYNHSELSAALLITPYSIAVMFSVIFSSLAIKKLNQKLMLAIGFILMGFAYYQLSNLNLDHSSLPLVYAGITLGIGYGIVASTANILAASNFHGQLLTDSNSVANVLRQVGMVLAIAIFASLLTNNIKTAKTNLINDGQQQITNLKVPGTVKQKLNHTIKQKLDPNSNQVSQNKASSNKTADTIPVTKIQMIEERNYQIAVKQIAATKGVSPNSLPEPVKNQIKAQVNQTVESKINAESEEIKNFINHFQKTIKRQLKVAFLKVYRSMIWMPFLSLLVIPVFTFKKRK
- a CDS encoding TetR/AcrR family transcriptional regulator; protein product: MSKTTDRTKQWLINALFIKLKTKPYAKITIKDITEQANVARRTFYRLFNNKDEVLDYYCDELFTEYFAFLHEKAKDQLTFRQMLVNFFTFWYEKRDKTRILIQNDLFVPLMLKRTAMTVKVYQSFDVTWHGEVSEQEARYIMDFFVGGYWNLISNWINKKEPEEPAVVAKMLAKALERLAQ
- a CDS encoding XRE family transcriptional regulator produces the protein MQNNSLGKQIIRLRQRQQLSQAQLAERLFVSRQAISKWENGDAEPDLDKLVQLSQIFNVDLDYLVLNQPMRQTSILALTKISKSYNQPILKNVSFSLHNHERVALLGSNGAGKTTLVNLIAGRIKPDAGNIERHYQPKLEFSLMPQKNVLIGPMRVQEMIELEVSIANLKMIDIDGLLKSANLWEQRQQVVDSLSGGQQRKLMFLLTMMKSAQLFIFDEPTVGMDLETIDRFWQRLDQISGTTLVITHDFNQIDHYFDRVLLLKNGVIAADEQVAMIHAHNQDLDAWYRGHNQVQED